ACTGGAGAAAATCTCTGGTTTACCAACTATAACGCTTGATGAAGGAAATAATTTCTGAGTGTTCCACCAGTATGTTAGCCATGGTATATGGTGAGCAACTCGAAGTGCCCATTGATCCCCGGGGGGTTGTTTATAGTAGGCATCTGTCGACAAGTTGGCAGGAAAGCCTGGCCACCAGTAGTTGACAACAGGAGCATACAGTGTAGCTCCAGCTAGCCTGTCAGGATGGCAAACATCCAACTTCACACAAATTCAATATTCAAGTAACATCTTGTATCCAACTTTAAGTAAGAAACAACATCAAACACCTTCTCTAAATGAAAGTCTAATTCTGGGAAAAGTAGTTCATGCATTGCGCAGCCTTCTAGCAAgcattattattttcaaacttTCTTGAAGGGTTCCATACTAATAGGTCTAACCAGCATTCTAATAGGTCCAACTAGAATTCCTGGAGATGACAGGTATGGATGAAAGACTAGACTGTGAGCATCATGCAGCACGATTATCATGTAATTCctggattttcttttcttttttttctctcctcttttcTTCTTAATCACAAACTATTTCTCTAAAGATTTCCATTTCATTCACAGTATCTTGAGTTCTAAACATATTGCAAAGGAAAAAACCTGTCAAATCTATAATCCCATATATAATCATTATCTTGAAATGTATGAGGCATGTACTAAAAGGTTACCTATGAGGGATGTACTGAAGACAGCTCCAGATAACCTGTCCACCCATAGAATATCCAACTACATAAAATTTGGATCCGAATCCGAGCTGGTCAGCAAGCTCTTCTATATCTAAAGCCAAACTCTTCACTGTTCGCTTAGGATCTGGATCACTTTCACCATAGCCTGGTCTGTCCAAAGACACAATGTGTACCCCTAACTCTTCGATAAATTCCTGAAAGAGATATCGAATATGAAGTCAAAATAAACCAATGTAAACAACCTTTGGAACAAGTTTTAAATTCAAATGGAGACTAGGAAGTTAAGAAACAATCTGGTACTGCTGAAGGTTTGGTCGCAATCACTGCATCATGTCTGGAAGAGCCGAACCCATGAACAAAGATAATCTTATATCTGGCCACTTGTTTCGACACACCATGCTCCTTGTAGGCCAAATATCTTCCATCTCTTAGCTTTATTCTAGGAGCTGTGATGGGTGGGCCCCCGGGGGAACCGCAAATCTTCGGAGGGGGCGGTTGGGTGGCCTGATAAGCCCATGCCAGCAAtccaaccaacaacaaaagtgcCACTCTCCTAAACATCCTGATTCCTTACCCCTGACAAGCAGTACCATGCATATCTGTTATGAACAAGTTATTGTTGAGATATACTACTCGACATTTGAAATTTCCAGAATTACCAGAAAACAGGACATTCCAAACAGTGAAGTAGGGGATAACACAGCAAAACCACTTGCAAATTAGAGgatgtttttgtttcttcagcAGACAACAAATGTAAAATTACTGAATAGTGATCATCATccaataataatttctatacctTGGCAAATGAAGATTCTAACAGGAATTTTATACGGATTAAAGTAATTTATAGGCTTTCTATGTAATTTTATACGGATTAAAGTAATTTATTGGCTTTCTATGTAAACAATCATATACAAGATAGATCAACAAATTCCTCCTACATTCTTTGCCCAGTTTTGCGACGAAACTAATGGTAGCATTACATGAGTGCATTCACGAGTCCAAGAAATCAGTCACACTATGCAGAACTGCAGAAGCAAGCGTCGACCAAATATCCCTTCTAACACAAAAACTAGAACAAGATTCAAATGTGAAGTACATGATGTTGTGTTTATAAATCAGAttgccagagagagagaggagagagagagagagagagataatacCGCCAAAGCTGACAAGTAgttgcgttgttttagtgatgACTCGTGTTGTGCCGCCAGTCGTATTTATTTGCTTTTAGTTTTCATTGTAGCAGAAGTAACAATAATTGATCATTTTTTGTCGGAAAAAAACAATTATTAATCATTCTCGGTACACCTAccccaaaaccccaaaaccaaCTATCATTCTCCAAAGTCCAAAGGTAGCTATTTTAATGAAATTCTAAAATATAATTAGCTTGAGTTATACTCTAGTAATGTAAACTAAATCTCAAGTTAAACTAATGTGAATGTCGAATTGATAAAAAGGTCCTTGACTCAAAGCACCATAATTGGCCAAACTTATCCCACttaacccagcaacaaatttttattttcacttcTCTTGTTTTAAGCAAAATGACACTTTTGCCCTTGacataattaatgaattacagtTTATGCTACTTTCTCTGGTCTCTACCTCTAGCGCGGGTCAAAACAGGATTTAGGTCGAGGAGATGAGCAGGACCGGTTCCAAGTTGAGGCCCACGTCGTCGGAAGTTCGGTGATGGTTGTCGTCGAAATAGGGTCAGAAACACAGCATCTCTCACCGGAGGCTTCCGATTCCGGTTCCCTGGTTGGTTTCGCCTCTGATAGCCAATGATCGAAAATGGAGCCACTTGCACAAGGACTTCGATGTCCAGCACAACACCTCTCACCGGAGGCTTTCAGTTTCGATTCCAAAGAGAGCGATGTGTGGTCCGATTCTGGTTCCCGTGACGAGGTCAAAGAATCCGATGATTTGAGCGTGGGATCGCTAGTCTTGAGGCGGATTTGGTTCTTGAGATGGACAAGAGCTTTTCGGcctatctttctctctctctctctccactgcGATACCCCTGGCAACTCTCATCAGAGCTCGCGTCAGTGCTGGAAAGTGATGATGCAAATCAATTTTGGGTGCCaagagcattttctgggtgtccaaatcaattttttttttaataaaatggGGACAGAAGGCTcaaaaggaaagggaaaaaagaagaagaaggttatATTGGAGgacaatagaggtctattggattgatgcaaatttttttttccttaatcaaagttttatttgtctaattttagggagattagttctcactCCGGCAACCGAaaggtctattgaggggcaataaacctctccgaccCCATATCAgatctccgacaacctctttgaggacttccggtgaggttttgtaaacttttattgctccccaataaaggtctattgggggcaatagaggtttattgggaggcaataaataTCTATTTAAGGGCAATAATAAACCTCTCtggcgacctatgagatctccaacgACATCTTTAGGGAAtccggcgaggttttcagagaagcCCGGTGGGCGACGGCAGTGACCAGAATATGGTGATAGTTGGCCTGAATCCGGCTGCCAATGACTAAAATCCTGCTGCCGGTGACGGAACTCTggcgaggttttcagagaagtccggTGGCCGACGGACCAGAATATGGTGATAGTTGGCCTGAATCCGGCGGCCAATGACTAAAATCCTGCTGCCGGTGACGGAACTCTggcgaggttttcagagaagtccggTGGGCGACGGACTAGAATATGGTGATAGTTGGCCTGAATCCGGCGGCCAATGACTAAAATCTGGCTGCCGGTGACTGTACACCGGCGAAATCTCTTATGGTGGCTCTctcttccactctctctctctctctctctctctgtaacaAAGGGGTCAGGGTAAAagagtcttaaaaaaaaattaattgggtattaaggaagaccttattagagtctttatgggtaaaagagaattaaaaaaacttaatggggtaagtgggataaattacactagaattagggtaaattgACGAAAACTCTTGATAAAAAAGAACATTGAAatcataagaagaagaaaatgcgaAGTCTGAACATTTGGTTTGAgttattttctcttttatgtGGCTAAATTTAGCTGGatagtttgaaaaaaaaagtttaatttgACTTTAATTTGGAAATGCTATTGGAGAGGTAAATTGTctcaaaattaattaaattttaattttgtttaaaatAACTATTCCGTTAAAGATGCTTTAAACAAACTATTAACTCATTGACACATGGCAATTGGCCtacccacttttttttttttttttactttgagtTTTTCAATTGAAAATAAGAGAAGCAGGTGGTGGGGCTATTATACACTTCTATTCATGTTTGTTGTATTATAACATTGGGAGAAAGCATTTGAAGGcagagataatttttttttttaattcattatatagaggtagggtttactaTAGATAAACCCTCCACAAATAGAGGTTGGGTTAGCTAGGATTTAGTATAATTACAAGTATGCCCTTATAACTATTTACTATAATACTGTAATAGCCACATTAATAAAAGTATTTACAACATTCCCCTTGAATACTCAATGTGAATAATATTGTTTCTACTACGCACTTTTGAGTTGCTTTGTCAAAAAACCTtgtcaagtaataaaatttgTACGTGTGGTAACAAAAATAATCATggtcaaaggagaaaaagagtgtaACGTGCATGATTGTGGGGTACTCGCATCAAAACCTCAGAGGAGTTTTAATTAGTACTCTTAAGGAGTGATCAAATCCAATAGATCTTTGAAttatgttcatttacgaatttGAAATTCTCGAAACGGATATTTTTTTAGTCATGTCTTGCTTCTAGTAAGAAAATGTTCCACTTTTCATTTAAAACTTCCAAAGTGACAAAGTCAGGCGTGTttgaaaggaacaaataatcgTATCTAGTGTTATGGCAATAACATCAATAAGGTACTAACAAGAACTTCAAGTTGTAACATGGTATGAAGAATGAGATTAAGCATGTAAACTCTATTGGTCTTATCTTGTATagtgaatttatgaaggaaactttaAGTTCATTATATGACAATATTAAAACTACAGGTTCGAAATTTATTTATGAACTACTGGATATTCTTCTGGGCAGAACTAATGGGCAGAACTAATGAATATTCTTCTTAAGTTAGTGATTCGGAATCCTCGAGCACGCTGGTTGGCGATTATTGATACACAATCCTAGAACTTTTCGTGTTGATAACATGTTGTGAAATATAATATTGAAAGAAAGTGTTTGGCAGCAGATGTTTTATTCATCACATAAACCCTCCTTAAATAGAGATAGGGTTTACTAGGGTTTAGCATAACTGAAAGTATGCTCTTATAACTATTTATTGAATAGACACATTAATAAAAGTATTTAAAATAATGTTTTAGTTTTGACTatgtttattaattttttatttattcaagggttattatcaca
This portion of the Rosa chinensis cultivar Old Blush chromosome 1, RchiOBHm-V2, whole genome shotgun sequence genome encodes:
- the LOC112191759 gene encoding uncharacterized protein LOC112191759; this encodes MFRRVALLLLVGLLAWAYQATQPPPPKICGSPGGPPITAPRIKLRDGRYLAYKEHGVSKQVARYKIIFVHGFGSSRHDAVIATKPSAEFIEELGVHIVSLDRPGYGESDPDPKRTVKSLALDIEELADQLGFGSKFYVVGYSMGGQVIWSCLQYIPHRLAGATLYAPVVNYWWPGFPANLSTDAYYKQPPGDQWALRVAHHIPWLTYWWNTQKLFPSSSVIVGKPEIFSSQDLEIRRKMQASGIQTNRPHGKQQGVYESNHRDMMIGFGRWEFDPIEIKNPFPNNEGSVHLWQGDEDRLVPVELQRFIVGKLPWIDYHELPGAGHLFAYNDGINEAMLKSMLTGEK